One genomic window of Eggerthella timonensis includes the following:
- a CDS encoding MerR family transcriptional regulator, translating to MFYIGEFSKMGKTTIKTLHHYDRIGLLRPAAVDGVTGYRLYTTQQLADLHRIQSLRQAGLAIDEVTSIVGGADPRPILTQRRDEIERELIACEDRLARIAFMLSDEEKGFTMDYQATIKDIPSCIVFSKTMTVPDYSAYFEVIPAIGRAVRASNPDLKCATPEYCFITYLDGEYKERDITMKYSEAVESFGVESDGIVFEEVPAATVVSVMHRGPYADLPRAYAFAMEWVEQNGYRMVDLPRESYIDGIWSGAPESEWLTEIQVPIEKK from the coding sequence GTGTTCTACATCGGAGAATTCTCGAAGATGGGCAAGACCACCATCAAGACGCTACACCATTACGATCGCATCGGCCTGTTGCGCCCGGCGGCGGTTGACGGCGTGACAGGGTACCGCCTGTACACCACCCAGCAGCTTGCCGACCTGCACCGCATCCAATCGCTCAGGCAGGCGGGACTCGCCATCGACGAGGTGACCTCCATCGTCGGCGGCGCCGACCCGCGTCCCATACTTACGCAGCGTCGCGACGAGATCGAGCGGGAGCTCATCGCGTGCGAGGATCGCCTCGCGCGCATCGCATTCATGCTTTCAGACGAAGAAAAGGGGTTTACCATGGACTATCAGGCAACCATCAAGGACATTCCCAGCTGCATTGTGTTCTCCAAGACGATGACCGTACCCGATTATTCCGCATATTTCGAGGTCATTCCCGCTATCGGGCGCGCCGTGCGCGCGTCGAACCCCGATCTCAAGTGCGCCACGCCCGAATACTGCTTCATCACGTACCTCGACGGCGAGTATAAAGAGCGCGACATCACGATGAAGTACAGCGAGGCCGTGGAGTCGTTCGGGGTCGAGAGCGACGGCATCGTGTTCGAGGAGGTTCCCGCCGCGACCGTGGTGTCCGTCATGCACCGCGGGCCGTACGCCGACCTGCCGCGCGCCTACGCGTTCGCGATGGAGTGGGTCGAGCAGAACGGCTACCGCATGGTCGATCTGCCCCGCGAGAGCTACATCGACGGCATCTGGAGCGGCGCTCCCGAGTCCGAGTGGCTCACCGAGATCCAGGTGCCCATCGAGAAGAAGTAG
- a CDS encoding C39 family peptidase, with translation MAIEPPHRRTSRTRSTSYRRRLLARQHLPRMRRERPIFRRRNRWTPTRLCFSAAAALLVGAMSFSLLSSPFAVADIDAEKRAAQDVAAMQADVSQEQRAISFEVPAIEQYPELPTGCESVALTNTLLSLGFELEKTEIADAWLPRSDSDFVTAFMGDPHATDGHSCMAPAIAQTAAAYLATQGSSLEAVDLTGSSLEEVLGEVAVGNPVIAWCTIGLADPGTAYQVERAGDRTYRLYANSHCVVVSGYDLDSGVVLVSDSLAGQVSYDLQQFAARYYELGAQAVVIK, from the coding sequence ATGGCCATCGAACCGCCCCATAGGCGCACCTCGCGCACCCGCAGCACCTCATATCGCCGTCGGCTGCTCGCCCGGCAGCATCTTCCCCGCATGCGCCGCGAGCGCCCGATCTTCAGGCGACGCAATCGCTGGACCCCCACGCGCCTGTGCTTCTCGGCCGCGGCGGCGCTGCTCGTGGGAGCGATGTCGTTCTCGCTGCTGTCCTCCCCCTTCGCGGTTGCCGACATCGATGCCGAAAAACGCGCCGCGCAGGACGTGGCCGCCATGCAAGCGGATGTTTCCCAAGAGCAACGCGCCATCTCCTTCGAGGTGCCCGCGATCGAGCAGTACCCCGAGCTTCCCACCGGCTGCGAGTCCGTGGCGTTGACGAACACGCTGCTGTCGCTCGGATTCGAGCTGGAGAAGACCGAGATCGCCGACGCGTGGCTGCCCCGCAGCGACAGCGACTTCGTGACGGCGTTCATGGGCGACCCGCACGCGACCGACGGCCACAGCTGCATGGCGCCCGCCATCGCCCAAACGGCCGCCGCCTACCTGGCCACGCAGGGATCCTCCCTGGAGGCCGTCGACCTCACCGGCTCCTCGCTCGAAGAGGTGCTCGGCGAGGTTGCCGTTGGGAACCCCGTGATCGCCTGGTGCACGATAGGCCTTGCGGACCCGGGCACCGCCTACCAGGTGGAGCGCGCAGGCGACCGTACGTACCGCCTGTACGCGAACAGCCATTGCGTCGTGGTGAGCGGCTACGATCTGGATTCAGGCGTGGTGCTGGTCAGCGACTCGCTCGCCGGCCAGGTGAGCTATGACCTGCAGCAGTTCGCAGCCCGCTACTACGAGCTGGGGGCGCAAGCGGTCGTCATCAAGTAG
- a CDS encoding helix-turn-helix transcriptional regulator, producing MIDVEDRYEDDFTRHLAEELKDPEFRKCWEEDEAEFQLRLAIIDARNETGMTQEQLAKASGLNQRVISRIQTGNANPTLRTIGKLARGFGKKVEIRFV from the coding sequence GTGATTGACGTGGAAGATCGCTATGAAGACGATTTCACGAGGCATTTGGCCGAAGAGTTGAAAGACCCCGAATTCCGGAAGTGCTGGGAAGAGGACGAGGCGGAGTTCCAGTTGCGGCTCGCCATCATCGATGCGCGCAACGAAACCGGGATGACGCAGGAGCAGCTCGCGAAGGCGTCGGGGCTGAACCAGCGTGTGATCAGCCGCATCCAGACCGGCAATGCCAACCCGACGCTGCGCACCATCGGCAAGCTGGCGAGAGGCTTCGGCAAGAAGGTCGAGATCAGGTTCGTGTAG
- a CDS encoding type II toxin-antitoxin system RelE/ParE family toxin: MFVDYYALPSGRQPAKDYIKSLDGKLRSKTMRSIELLRTKGHLIGEPESKHLEDGIFELRTTMGNNTSRILFFFCVGDVVVLTHGFVKKTQRTPRREIARAKRYREDYRAKDSKG; the protein is encoded by the coding sequence ATGTTCGTCGATTACTACGCGCTCCCGAGCGGCCGTCAACCCGCGAAAGACTACATCAAATCGCTTGACGGCAAACTGAGGAGCAAGACGATGCGCTCGATTGAGCTGTTGCGCACGAAAGGGCACCTGATAGGCGAGCCGGAATCGAAGCACCTCGAAGACGGCATATTCGAGTTGCGAACGACGATGGGAAACAACACCAGTCGGATACTGTTCTTCTTCTGCGTCGGCGACGTGGTGGTTTTGACGCACGGGTTCGTCAAGAAGACCCAGCGCACGCCCCGAAGGGAGATCGCAAGAGCGAAACGCTATCGTGAAGACTATCGGGCTAAGGACTCGAAAGGGTGA